One Dictyoglomus thermophilum H-6-12 DNA window includes the following coding sequences:
- a CDS encoding DUF4007 family protein, which translates to MNLCFNAPLFNWWANVPVGKYSRENIINLLANSYGKMNKTILNGYSSIVETLGKSPIGELLGQGLVERKGKRVISVVKNGGKDISSIVVLYNLYRFSEKRGVYKINLEEIENDELSPQKIFTISSFEVEDILKNSIYDSFFRVGFEERKVSIFLDKGINSISLLKTYVGGL; encoded by the coding sequence GTGAATTTATGCTTTAATGCTCCTCTTTTCAATTGGTGGGCTAATGTACCTGTAGGAAAATATTCAAGAGAAAATATTATTAATCTTTTGGCTAATTCTTATGGAAAAATGAACAAAACTATTTTAAATGGTTACTCAAGTATTGTAGAAACTCTTGGTAAGAGTCCTATAGGAGAACTACTGGGACAAGGGTTAGTAGAAAGAAAAGGTAAAAGAGTAATAAGTGTTGTTAAAAATGGAGGAAAGGATATATCTTCTATTGTGGTTCTATATAACTTGTATAGATTTTCTGAAAAAAGAGGGGTTTATAAGATTAATTTAGAAGAGATAGAAAACGATGAACTTTCTCCTCAAAAGATTTTTACTATTTCCTCTTTTGAGGTAGAGGATATTTTGAAGAATTCCATCTATGACTCCTTCTTTAGGGTGGGGTTTGAGGAGAGGAAGGTTAGTATTTTTTTAGACAAAGGCATTAATAGTATTAGTCTATTAAAAACATATGTGGGGGGCTTATAA
- a CDS encoding clostripain-related cysteine peptidase codes for MRKEILVVFMVLLLIVSGCAPKTNVTQAQVTILTPVNGSSVPGSGLVDIIAEVNSSVSVSRVRFYVDGEFLAEKTVTPYKATWDTSYYKHGTAHTIKVEALDGSGKVIGSSSIVCYINVEWTILMYLDGHNDLENYIQQDISYISSFSRTDGVNIVILAGPKRYVAESYLYYFHNGKLDILESGLYNFGNSNLLYYFLKYSVSNFPAKRYLVVLENHGSGWRAPAREDRDICFDEISGDSLTIPELREGLSYFTDIGKKIDLLYFDACVMGNLEVAYELKDVANYLVFSEANVIGQTRWDQIMSYILSNPSTTPESLGRKIIDIYYSNYSIKPITMSLIDLSKISAILGELYYFSSYLMNTLPDSASAIMNIRLNTLSFEPYGGSNKEYIDINDFAYKIINNSNYNELTNSAYNLVNYVSSAVLYHRYSGFNYTCGLSIWFPATVEDFLKGYNKYKELKFYNNSGGFSWYSFIVNELYYYFQVSLPGF; via the coding sequence ATGAGAAAAGAAATTTTAGTAGTTTTTATGGTTCTTCTTTTAATTGTTTCCGGATGTGCTCCAAAGACTAATGTTACCCAAGCTCAAGTTACCATATTGACTCCAGTAAATGGCTCCTCTGTACCTGGCTCAGGACTTGTAGATATAATAGCAGAAGTAAATAGTAGTGTGTCCGTAAGCAGGGTAAGATTTTATGTAGATGGAGAGTTTTTAGCTGAGAAAACTGTTACTCCATATAAGGCTACTTGGGATACTAGTTATTATAAACATGGTACAGCCCACACTATAAAAGTAGAGGCGTTGGATGGTAGTGGAAAGGTTATTGGTTCTTCCTCCATAGTTTGTTATATAAATGTGGAATGGACAATTTTAATGTATCTTGATGGACATAATGACCTTGAAAATTACATTCAACAAGATATTTCTTATATAAGTTCTTTTTCAAGGACTGACGGTGTAAATATAGTCATATTAGCTGGTCCTAAGCGATATGTTGCTGAATCTTACTTGTATTACTTTCATAATGGAAAATTAGATATTCTCGAATCTGGACTCTATAATTTTGGGAATAGTAATCTTTTGTATTACTTTTTAAAGTATAGTGTAAGTAATTTTCCTGCTAAAAGATATTTGGTGGTTTTGGAAAATCATGGTAGTGGTTGGAGGGCTCCAGCAAGGGAAGATAGAGACATATGCTTTGATGAGATATCTGGAGATTCTTTGACTATTCCTGAGCTGAGAGAAGGTTTGAGTTATTTTACCGATATAGGGAAAAAGATTGATCTTCTCTACTTTGATGCTTGCGTGATGGGAAATTTAGAAGTTGCCTATGAATTAAAAGATGTGGCTAATTATTTAGTATTTTCTGAGGCTAATGTTATTGGACAAACAAGATGGGATCAAATAATGAGTTATATTTTAAGTAATCCATCAACAACTCCAGAAAGCTTAGGAAGAAAGATTATAGATATATATTATAGTAATTATTCTATCAAACCTATTACCATGTCTTTAATTGACTTAAGTAAGATAAGTGCAATTTTAGGTGAACTTTATTACTTTTCCAGTTATTTGATGAATACTTTACCTGATTCTGCAAGTGCAATAATGAATATAAGGTTGAATACTTTATCTTTTGAGCCTTATGGTGGCTCAAATAAAGAATATATTGATATAAATGATTTTGCTTACAAAATTATTAATAATTCCAACTACAATGAACTTACAAATTCTGCCTATAATTTAGTCAATTATGTAAGTAGTGCTGTTCTGTATCATAGATATAGTGGATTTAATTATACTTGTGGTCTTTCTATTTGGTTTCCTGCTACTGTTGAAGATTTTTTAAAGGGTTACAATAAATATAAAGAGCTAAAATTCTATAACAATTCAGGTGGATTTAGTTGGTATTCCTTTATCGTTAATGAATTGTATTATTATTTCCAAGTTTCGCTTCCTGGCTTTTGA
- a CDS encoding phosphoketolase family protein, whose protein sequence is MLEKLNDYWKACCYLAAGMIYLWDNPLLKEPLKPEHIKERLLGHWGASPGLSFVYIHGNRVINKYDLNCIFIAGPGHGAPGVIAPAYLEGTISELYSQFSQDEEGMKNLFKAFSFPGGLGSHCTPELPGSIQEGGELGYSLAHAFGAVFDHKDLIAITVVGDGEAETGPLATCWHSNKFLNPVRDGAVLPVLLLNGYKINNPTILSRIENEELISLFKGYGYEPYIVEGEESLEVHEKMASAMDSAVEKIISIWEEARSKNKPFRPYWPMIILRTPKGWTAPRKVGNHYVEGYWRAHQVPFSDAKENPKSLEVLEAWLRSYEPQKLFTPEGKLREDLRDLAPKGEKRMSATHYANGGLLRRELKLPDLKSFAVSVKTPIQDEAENTRPLGLFLKEIIRLNPDNFRVFGPDETKSNRLDAVFEFGKAWMAKVLPEDEDEGYLSPFGRTMEMLSEHTLEGWLEGYLLTGRHGFLNTYEGFAPIISSMVNQFGKWLDISSDIPWRAPISSLNLLLTSVVWRQDHNGFTHQDPGFITSIVDKWPNVVRVYFPPDANTLLCTAWHCFQTTNRINIIVIDKQKHPQYLSIEDAFKHAMKGIGIWDFASNHPEHEPDVVIASCGDIPTKEAIYAVRMLKKLFPELKIRFVNVLNLFTLTPNTEHPDGLSDREFDSYFTKDKPVIFNFHGYPWLIHRLTYRRNNHKNIHVRGYRENRKIGIDAGYLAPFLKGRGGITTPLQLAILNQIDRFSIAMDVIERVEALQDEGGYYKDLLKNKQIEALEYAYNHGVDKEFDEIEL, encoded by the coding sequence ATGTTAGAAAAGTTAAATGATTATTGGAAGGCTTGTTGTTATCTTGCTGCAGGTATGATTTATCTTTGGGATAATCCTCTTTTAAAAGAACCTTTAAAGCCAGAGCATATTAAGGAGAGGCTTCTTGGACATTGGGGAGCTAGTCCTGGACTTTCTTTCGTCTATATTCATGGAAATAGGGTAATAAATAAATATGATTTAAACTGTATATTTATAGCAGGTCCTGGACATGGTGCTCCTGGTGTAATTGCACCAGCCTACTTAGAGGGAACCATAAGTGAGCTTTATTCTCAATTTAGCCAAGATGAAGAAGGAATGAAAAATCTATTTAAGGCATTCTCATTTCCTGGAGGTCTTGGTAGCCATTGTACCCCAGAGCTTCCAGGATCTATTCAAGAAGGTGGAGAACTTGGATATAGTTTAGCTCATGCCTTTGGAGCGGTGTTTGATCATAAAGATCTTATTGCCATAACTGTGGTTGGAGATGGAGAGGCAGAGACAGGACCTCTTGCAACCTGTTGGCATTCTAATAAATTTTTAAATCCCGTAAGAGACGGAGCAGTACTTCCTGTATTACTCCTTAATGGCTATAAGATAAACAATCCTACCATTCTCTCTAGGATAGAAAATGAAGAACTAATAAGTCTTTTTAAAGGTTATGGATATGAGCCTTATATAGTAGAGGGTGAGGAATCTCTTGAAGTACATGAAAAAATGGCCAGTGCTATGGATTCCGCTGTGGAGAAAATTATAAGTATATGGGAGGAAGCAAGGTCAAAAAATAAGCCCTTTAGACCCTATTGGCCTATGATCATATTGAGAACTCCAAAAGGATGGACTGCTCCAAGAAAAGTTGGGAATCATTATGTAGAAGGTTATTGGAGAGCTCATCAGGTACCCTTCTCTGATGCAAAAGAAAACCCTAAGTCTCTTGAAGTCCTTGAAGCATGGCTTAGAAGTTATGAGCCTCAAAAACTTTTTACACCAGAAGGTAAATTGAGAGAGGATCTGAGAGATCTTGCTCCAAAGGGCGAGAAGAGAATGAGTGCTACCCATTATGCTAATGGAGGACTTTTGAGGAGAGAGTTAAAGCTTCCTGATTTGAAAAGCTTCGCAGTTTCAGTTAAAACTCCTATTCAAGATGAAGCAGAGAATACTCGCCCTCTTGGATTGTTTTTAAAAGAGATAATTAGATTGAATCCTGACAATTTTAGGGTTTTTGGTCCTGACGAGACAAAGTCCAATAGACTTGATGCAGTATTTGAATTTGGAAAAGCATGGATGGCAAAAGTACTTCCTGAAGATGAGGATGAAGGATATTTATCTCCTTTTGGGAGAACCATGGAGATGCTCTCAGAGCATACCCTCGAAGGTTGGCTTGAAGGCTATCTTCTTACAGGAAGACATGGATTTTTAAATACCTATGAGGGATTTGCTCCCATTATCTCTTCTATGGTAAACCAATTTGGAAAGTGGTTGGATATATCCTCAGATATTCCATGGAGAGCTCCCATATCTTCTTTAAACCTTCTTCTTACTTCTGTAGTGTGGAGGCAAGATCATAATGGCTTTACCCATCAGGATCCAGGATTTATTACCTCTATTGTAGATAAATGGCCTAATGTGGTGAGGGTATATTTCCCACCCGATGCTAATACACTTCTTTGCACTGCATGGCATTGCTTCCAAACCACCAATAGAATAAACATCATTGTGATAGATAAGCAGAAACATCCCCAATACTTGTCTATAGAAGATGCCTTTAAGCATGCCATGAAAGGTATAGGAATTTGGGACTTTGCAAGCAATCATCCTGAGCATGAACCTGATGTGGTCATAGCAAGCTGTGGAGATATACCTACTAAAGAAGCTATTTATGCTGTGAGAATGCTTAAGAAGTTGTTCCCTGAACTTAAGATAAGATTTGTTAATGTACTCAATCTATTTACTCTTACCCCTAATACAGAGCATCCCGATGGACTCTCTGATAGAGAATTTGATTCCTACTTTACCAAAGATAAGCCTGTAATATTTAACTTCCATGGCTATCCATGGCTAATTCATCGATTAACTTACAGAAGAAATAATCATAAAAATATTCATGTTAGAGGGTATAGAGAAAATAGAAAGATAGGAATTGATGCGGGATACTTAGCACCCTTCTTGAAAGGAAGAGGAGGAATAACTACTCCATTACAACTCGCAATTCTTAACCAGATAGATAGGTTCAGTATTGCTATGGATGTTATAGAAAGGGTTGAAGCGTTGCAGGATGAAGGTGGATATTACAAAGATCTTTTGAAAAATAAGCAGATTGAAGCCTTGGAATATGCTTACAATCATGGTGTTGATAAAGAATTTGATGAAATAGAACTTTAA
- a CDS encoding DUF4007 family protein — protein sequence MSSKKQSVCGISKYGTIGFRENWLRSFLNKKKKWFKNNNLSSFQYKIFVKWLRDSEILNKNEITYLGRKLMEIFNNDELLVWEIIWTNLFYNSIIMKWYLTSIPWSTSIKRSDLKHNLKESFPSFKDKTLDTAFSCLINTFRSNNFVNKLNLGVIEKRGKEVYVKKIGTNNVHPLAVLYSLYRYAISKNKYKLTVSELYRQENKDGGPYLIFGISRPALENILRWLQESKKGFIRVDLVADLDNIYLSEDIKDYKKLLDYY from the coding sequence ATGAGTTCTAAAAAACAGTCAGTTTGCGGAATTAGTAAATATGGAACAATCGGTTTTAGAGAAAATTGGTTAAGATCCTTTCTCAATAAGAAAAAAAAGTGGTTTAAAAATAATAATTTGAGCTCTTTTCAATATAAAATTTTTGTTAAATGGTTGAGAGATTCGGAAATATTAAACAAAAATGAGATAACATATTTAGGACGTAAACTCATGGAAATATTTAACAATGACGAACTTTTGGTATGGGAAATTATCTGGACAAACTTATTTTACAATTCTATCATTATGAAGTGGTATTTAACAAGTATTCCGTGGTCGACCTCTATAAAGAGGAGTGATCTTAAGCATAATCTCAAAGAAAGTTTTCCATCTTTTAAAGATAAAACTCTTGATACTGCTTTTTCTTGCTTAATTAACACTTTTAGGTCGAATAATTTTGTTAATAAATTAAATCTTGGAGTTATTGAAAAGAGAGGTAAAGAGGTATATGTCAAAAAAATAGGCACTAACAATGTTCATCCATTGGCTGTTCTCTACTCTTTGTATAGGTATGCTATCTCCAAGAATAAATATAAACTTACTGTCTCTGAACTTTATAGACAGGAAAATAAAGATGGAGGACCTTATTTAATTTTTGGTATTTCGAGGCCAGCTCTTGAAAATATTTTACGCTGGCTACAAGAGAGTAAAAAAGGCTTTATAAGGGTGGATCTTGTGGCTGATTTAGACAATATCTATCTTTCTGAAGATATTAAAGATTATAAAAAACTATTAGACTATTACTAG